The DNA window GGTGGTCGTGAAGGATCATACATCAGAGCTGCTGTGTCTGAAGCTATGTCCCCCCTTCCTAGAGGCTAATGGACCTGAGATAGGcctcacatgcatacacacagagGAGTGCATGTAGATTAAATGTATAGGCATGAGCCGTCTGTTTTTCTTCAGCTCCCTGGTGGAGTTTTGGCAGTTGAGGGGTGAAGGAATGTTCGTCTGTTCAATGTGCTGTGAAGATTAAACTCTGAACGGTTAAGCTGCACTTTCAGCATGAGGTCAGTGCAGGGTACATATATAATAGAATGAAGATGTAATTCAAACAGGTTAAAACTGTGTGCATGGAAGCAATCAACACAGAGATGATGAGGGGAGGGTGGCAGGGGAGTTTTGGGGGGTGAAGAGGGGGGAAGAGGGGTTTTTGGGAGTAAGACTGTGGAGTAGTTGAGAGGAGAGAGGGGGAGTCAAAAGGGGAGGTCTGCAGTGTAGAAACAGCCATGTGGGATTTCTCTGGGCAGATCTTGGAAGCTGGTGTTTGGACAAAGCTTCAGATTTTCCAGCCAGGAATGTGCACAGTCCCAGGGAGACTGCCAACCACAGAAAgggggagaaagagaaagagggtgagacagacagagagagggagagagagaaaggaggagtAAAAGGCAACAGAggcaagagaaagaaaaaaaaaataagtgtgtgtgtgtgtgtgtgtgtgtgtgtgtttgggggggggggggggcagcagtcaaagaaaaaagtaatgTGTGGAGAGGTAGTGTGGGCGGGGGGTTATGAGAGCGGGAACTGTGAGCTGTGAGGGAGAAGAAGCAGGAGTTTGGCTTATGCGTCGGTGTGTATGTCTatgtgcacataaaaaaaatcagtagaTCTCATCTCCTGTGATACCATGGGTGACTTAAAATGCACCCAGGCCTTCTAAAGACATAAACAAGTGATAAACATGGTGATGAGGTGCAAAGATTAAACAACCATAGCAAAAAtgtataaagatttttttttttaattttaattcttATAGTAGCTTTAATCCATGTAGTGAAGCATACATGTCTCATTTTGATCATCAGCAGAGAACCAGCTTGCTGCTCTGATGTGGTCGGCAGATGATTACTTGCCTGCAGTTGTATTACTTCTTGCCTGTGTGCAAAAAAGTCTTTGTATGACTGAGTTGATTTGCAAATGCTTAGTAAGGGAATGACAGCAAGAGGAAACCTAAAACACTGTGTGTATAATATGGATGCCTGGGGCTATGTTTGGAACACAGTGTTCAAGCAATCCAGTGTTTATCTGAAAAGTGACCATGTGTCTGTCTGAGTGAGTGTATATTTTTCTCCACTATTTGCATGTCACTTTGTTTACATCAGAGTCTGCATGTGTACTGTATACTGTATATACAACCCTGTCCACTgagtgcgtttgtgtgtgcatgtgtgtatgtgtgtgagtctCAGTTTGGCTTGGGGCAGCTCCAGCTGTGTCAGAGTGAGCCGCTCCAAATGCCTAAACTcccagaagaggaagaaaagggGGGAGCAAGGGGGAAGACTGAAGGGAGAGCAGCACGAATGGGAAGGGGGGTGTCAGAGGAATGAATGGAGGAAATGGTGGGGTTCAATTACAGGTCCAGGTGGTAGGAGAGAACAGCAAGAGTTAGCTGGACAGAGAGAAGGGGGTTAAAGATGTGCTTTTAGTTGTGACTAGAATGATGTCActgtttgtttagtttaaacCTTCAAACTATTTTAGTGTGGTTACCAAGAACAATAACTTATTTGTAAAACAATCAACATACTGTTGCTAAAAAACACTCAATTCTCAGTCTGTCAAACAATTCAACTGAGTTTCTTTATCACGTTCACAGTCACAAATGTTAACTATCCAGCCGTAGAGTTTTCATCCAGATGTGAATGTTTACAGGTGCTTGTTTCTATCCATAGAGAAATGCTCCAATGTGTTTCCCCTTCTCTGATCTCTTTCCCTCTACTCTGCCCTTCCCTCTTCCCATGACATCAGCTGTGACAGGATGAGACTGTTGTGGTGTGTCTGCCTGTCTACACTTGCTGTGCAGACCTTCTGCTCCTGTACAGCAGgcacagacaggcagacagatgGCAGCCCCACTGACATCAGAGCAGAGGGCCACTAAGATAATCTCTGCCAcctacttctttttttaaaaaagaatgtgATCTGAACAGATGAACAGTTTTACTTTGCCTCTCTAAAATGACCAATTAACACACTATTTCAAGCTTAGATTTATTTGAATAAACTGATGATGGCTTAAGTGCATTTCTGTGTTTTggactatataaataaaatatttgaagtGTAATTCATCTTGATAATAgatattcaattcagtttgtcattaaataaatgtgaaggCCTTACCCTGTCATCCTTGAACCATGAGAGGTTCTCTGCAGAAAGTATGAACCAGTATTCCTTGGCTCCACCTTTCATGATGCCAATGTTATTGATGGTCAGCCAACCCTTGCGTATGACCTACAACAGTCAAGGGTAAGAAGCTCAGAAGGCAACACAGCAGACAATTGTTCACAGCAAGGCACAATTcacatgaaagcatgaaaaGCAGGCCATACAATGAGAGCAGACTGTGCTGACGAAAACAAGAGTAAAAGTCAAACAGCTGAcactggaggaaaaaaataacatttgtgCGGGTTAGACATTTGTGAGATACACAGTGATGCaatcaacaaaatatttaaCTGAAAAACAGCTTGCACAGGTGTTTAAAAGAACCTAAAAGGGTAAAGACGGTCGAGCAAGCACAGAAATCAGAGCCTGGCTGTTCAAATTTGGGAGAAAACAGGAAGAGCGGTCAAAGGTGACAGACAAAGGCACTGTAAAGGAAAGATGTGTCAAGTTATAGGAAATGAGACATATTATACCAAGATAACATATACTTCCTGcaaatgtatatttttacaGTGGGGGAACTGTGAAAGAGAAATTATAAGATTAGCACAGActgaacaagaaaaagaaaaaacactttctgAGAAAGTTGCAGATGATGAAAGATGTGATTATTAAAGCTACAAGAAGCCATTTTGCTGTGTTTGCTGCAATCAGTAGCATGCCAACCCACAACCCTTAAGCTTCACCGCTGTGCACACATATtgccagcagaggcagcagtgagtgaGAAGATTTAAAGAAACGGGTCTCCTACTATTAGACTTGAATGAGGCGCCACACCCTAGAGGAAAAACAGGAGATGAAGCAGCAACAGAAAGATGGAGTTAATTTTTTCATTATATGACAATTTTTGGGGATGGCGCCAACAATGATTAAATTTAACAGTTAACTATTAGCAAAGCATCACTGGGGACTttgaaaataacttttttttttatttacctttgAAGCTGTGGTTGAAATTTACTGCTGTTTAGCAAATATTAACAACACAACATATCAATGTTCCAGTTAtagtataaatgtgtttttaattatcACTGCTAAATTAAAATGTGTCACATAAATATGTCTGCATATAAATCTAACAGACAGAGACTAAAATGTCTTATTTTTGCTGTGGCACACAGATATGCTAGCATATGCTGTCAAATTCTGAAccctaaagaaaaataaaagcaagaaaTAGACATCTTATGTTACTAGCCTTAAGCTGATGGTGCtaatgaaatgtgtttaaagtctgaattttgtttgtatttttgcagATTTCTTGTActgataataattaataataattaatttgtCAGGAGCTTTAACTCAGACAAAAGTAGAGCTAAGGATCAATGGACTGGTTCAACTGACAAACTGTCTCAGAATGCCTTCATTTGCATTTTAGGGCTGCATGATCCTGAATTTATCTCCCTGGTTCATTTTATTAAGCCAAGCCATTTAGACTCTCACCTGTTTTCCTCCAATCCGTGCAGCAATCTTGGTATTGGTGTGATTGTGCATCTGGGGGGAACTAAGAGGAATGAAAAGCAAGTCTTATTTAATATAGTGTATAATTAACGATGCTTATTTTTAGCTAGAAATCTTAAAGGTGATGTGGAGACTCACTTATTGAAGCCAACAAAGTCTTCATGTTTGGTATTTATGTAGGCTAGCTGTATGTCAATAAGCAACATGACCTGGACAGTGCGAACATATGTTAACTcatgaaacaaaacaatacaCAACACGAGAATGCAACTGAGTAATCCAAAACAATTCATCCCTTATACAAATATGGATTACCTGGTCTCTGCATTTAGTCTCTAGTTCTCGAATTTCAGTGGTAACAATTCTTTCTGTCTCATCTCGCAGCTTGGGAAAGGAACTGAGCTACAGAGTAAAAACAGACCACAAATGAGATATGACACAGTTACTACACCATGAAGTGTAGAAAGcaacacacaaatacatgaaACAAGAGTATTTATACCTTGTCGATACACTGGTACAGAGTGGTGGTTAGTTCCTGACTGACCATGTCAATAAATTTAACACATGGCCCTTTTAACCTTGATATCTGTTTCTTTACTATGGCTTCAAAGGCCGTGTCAGGAGTGAACAAACCTGTCCTGTAGGGAAAAAATATAAGATGTTACagtagaaaaacataaaaagaccaaaacaataaaatcacttGACACTCTGCTACTGTACTGAACCTGACACCATGGGTGTTTCTGATGGCATAGTTGATTTCCTTCCGCAGCTTCCCTTCATCAGACCCGATCTTAAGACATGCAAAGATGCACAGTACTTCATAAAAAACAGCACTTGGCTAAGGAGCAACTTGGTTTATCGTTACACTTATTAAAGGAAATGCAGGTGCCTGAAGAACATAAACCAATCACCAAAACCATAAACATCATAatccaaaaaaataaacaaggcacccacacacacacacacacacatgaaatgATGCCAATCATATATATAAAATCGCTGTATTATTCTTGTAACTTTGTAAtacattgtattatttaattttgtcCAGTCTGTAACTGTTCTTATTGtgttggagcaactgtaaccacatAATTTGATAGGAATGAATAAAGTATTTTGTTTCTGATTCtcattctgacacacacacacaccttgatTAGTTCATAGGGGAAACGTTCATGGAAGATTCGATTGATCTTAGCTCCTCCGGACAGGTTGACGGTGTCTACTTTGTCACCTGAGCCCTCAATCAGCTTCTCAAAGTCAACAGCAAAGCGCTGAACTAATCTAAAAGACAAACATGCAGGccatgaaaaacacagaaatatatatacatagaatATGTATACACAGAATGACTGACTCACTGTAGCAATGTCTTGGTCCTTCGTGCGGGGTCATTTGGATTAAACTGCATGTAATCTTCAGCTTCTTTCTTCAATGCCAGAAGCTGGCTCTGCAGATGACTACGGAAGGCTGGCAGTGTGTCCCGAATGTGGTTTGTCAGTTGCTGAAAACAAATATTGTTAGTAATAACACAAGCACACAATGTAATATTTCTCCGTTTAAAAGTTCACATATTGAACCTGGTTGAGTATTCTTTGTAAATAAGGTGTTCCCATTTTTTCAGACATGTGTTTGTAGGCTGGGTGGGACAGGAAGAACTCCTTCTCTGCCCTCAGAGCTTCCTTAATGTCCTTTTTCCCATCAATGTCCTTCTGACTACGGTTCACCACCCCTATGTAACCTGGGGAGAAGGAGTTGAAAGGGAAATTATAAAAAGATATGTAAGGATAAGGATGACAATGTGCACTAACAGGAAGGAGGAATTACAGGCCTCTGATGTAAGATGGATTTAATTCGCATTTTCTGGAGGGTGCCTGGGAACTCTTCCCAGACCACCATTTGTTCCATTATAACTGTAGCATACAAGcaggaaatgtgtgtgtttctgcaacAGCAGGGCGGATTGTGAGGGGCAGACCAAATTGCTTATTTGGTACAGTAATAGATGTAATAGCACTAGGCTTCATATCTAATACTTCAGCTCAATGCTGCTACCGGCGGAATTATTTCAGAGGGCTTCCATGGCTAATGCATTAGTGCTGTAGGAGAAGCATGAAGCAGCCAGCACCTGGTGGTGCTTTAGCCAGTCTGTACACTGCACAGGGAGCTGCCTGCATTGCCCTATTCCAGGCCTCCGTCTCTTCCGCTCTCTCACAGACACAAATTACAAACTTTTCTAAGCTAACAGCTGGGCTGGTGCCTATCAGTTCCCACTTGTCAGACTCTACACTTCTGGCTGATACACAAACCAACACCATCAATAATCCATTTCTTACTCTTTATCTCTTGCTGCATACATAgaatacatgcacacacacgcacacactgaaTGGGAGTACAGTGATGTCATGTAAAGAGCTAAAGTTATCTTTGTGCTTGGCTGTGAGTGAGCTTGTGGCTGGTAATAATATACACAATGATTATGCCAATCCTCTCCAGAGAGTCTCTATTGCAATTTGATAGCACACTGAGCAAGAACACAcacataagcaacacacctctGCGTAGAGGAAGCAACTTGTTCTCTAGTATTTGTCTGGCATTTGTTCCTTCATCCATCAGGTCCAGCTTGGTGATTACACCTATTGTGCGCAGCCctaaagagaagagaaaaaaacatgcatattTCCATACAAATGTGATTAAGGAAtataacatccatccatccatccatccatccatcttttattaACAACAGACCATGAAAATTTTTTTCAAATggttaaactgagaaaatgtatgattttaagaaaaatgaaagttattttaaatttgatggcagcaacacatcAACTCAAAAGAGTGTAGTATCCCCTCTTCATTAAACAACAGTCTATAAACATCTAGGGACTGaagagagcagctgctggacttttggCAGAAAATGTTGTCCCATTCTTGTCTGAAAAAGGATTCTAGGTCAACAGTCCCTGGTCTTCTTTGTCGTATTCTTCAATGTgccaaatgttttcagctggtgaAAACTCTGGGCTACAAAGCCATGCTGTTTTGATACATGCAGTATGCAGTTTAGTATTGTGTTACTTAAGTATGGAAGGTCTTTGTAAGGCCTGAAAAAGACATTGTCTGGATGGGAACTtctgttgctctaaaacctgcGCATATCTATCAGCATTCTGTCTTTCCATATATGATTGAATTGAGTGCTGACAGGCTGGAAGGTCCCtctcaagtcaagtcaagtcaagtgggTTTACTGTAatgtgcagtggtacagtacacagtgaagcGAGACAATGTTCTTCCAAGACCATGGTGCTACATAtaacatataacagacaatcaacacaggactacataaagtgcaggtgtgcaaaaattgcaaaaacttcaaaaaacccacaaaagaAAGACAGTGTTTTCTAGTGATTTCTGGAAAATGCTCCTGAGCTCATGCAGTGATTTCTATAACAAaatcatgcctgtttttaattGAGTGCTAGGGATCCAGAACGAATTGTCTGTATTATCCTTTGCAAACAGATATTTCTCCATTTTCTCAGAAACATTTGATGATGTTATATGCTATAGATGATGAGATATTCTGCTGTAGTCTTTGCATTGTTATGTAAAGAAACAATTCCAAAATTCTTTGACACCATTTTATGTAGACTGTGAACCTCTACCCATCTTTACTTCTAATAAGCTCTAACGCAACATCCCAACTTCTTTGGAGctggttttatattttaataatgtcactatttaaaaacagcaggacATTCACAGTCACAGGGCTTACCTTGAGGGTCAACATCTTTGGCCAGTTTAAGTGCATCAGAGTTGGCCAGGTCAGTGTTGGCAGGTGTGACAGCCAGGATGAGACAGTTTTCCTTACAGATGTACTGCATGATCATGTCTCGTACCTGGTACTCTATGTCTGTTGGCTGATCGCCTACAGGCACTTTGGTGATGCCAGGCAGGTCTACAAGAGTCAGGTTCAGCACTGTACacatacaaataaacacacatggacATAAGGTTTGTTTAAGAACTTGACTAAAAGTAAGTTAAGTGGGGCAAGTAAAACACAAGAACCTGCACGCTACCATGTGGTGAGTGGATCTGTAGGTGGATGGGAACAGGAGAGATGGCTTTATTGGATCCCGTAAGTCTGCGTGTTTCTGTCTCGATTTCCTTGCGGATCTCATCAAAATCTGTAAACTTCTTTCCCTGACAATGTAGAAATTCACCATACTCTGGGGGAGACACAGAGCATTTGAATACATGCAGCACCTAAACAATAAGAGGCTCATAATATCATCTTAGCATTACAGTAACTTTGGAAAAACTCTGCCTAGTCCACCAAATCTATAGCTGTTCTTAAAATTAGTCAACTGGCTAACACAATAACATAGCACTAACTTTCAATATAACCAATTTTGCTTGCAACTGTTTTTTTCTAGCAGCTGTCTTAAAATACTTTGACTCTTtctgagaaaaaataaaaatgctatcCATCATGCCAATCCTCTTTTTTATAGAAAAGGGCAATAAAAAGCAGGACTCTATGAGTCACAGTCATCATAAGACACCATACTGCCATCTGGTGCCAGTTTTAAAGAAATGCTCCGGCATGACATCCCTATGAGCTTTCTTACCTGTGTTATCACTTAGCAGCTGGAGAATTAAAGGTCTCCGAGTAACAATTCCTGAACCCCGCGGAAGGAAGTCTCTGTCAGAGGAAAGATAAAAGAATATACACATAGATGTGCGTATTATTACTGGTGCTGATTCATCTTCCCCGCCACCACCAAAccaaatataaaacattaacTTTACACATCACCATATTAATAATTTTACATACTTTGCCCACAGATATGACCATTAAACTGAAAGTATTTAGGGAGTACCTTTATAGCATTACGCGCAATAGGACCCAGTATTAGGTTTAGTTCAGTTGCCATACTGCTTAAAAAAGGAGTGTCACACTCACTTCAGTTCATGGACCGCATGTATTTTTTTGGAGCTCACCTGGGCCAGACCAGTAAAGCAACTGCATAACATTAATttatgttacagtaaaaattgTCAAGATCTAAAAATCAAATTTTCAATACATGTGTACATGTATTGAAAATGTAGTAAAGTGAAGATATACAAGACACTACAATTTTAACTTCCCTGGTCTATCTAAGCCATCTGCTGGGCCAGGTGTGAGCCtgtgtttgacacccctggccTCAGTAACGTTCTTGTTACCAAGGCCAAGAAAATTATTAACATTTAATCCGAACCAGATGAAGAATTGAGGAATAATCAGATATGTAACCTGGATGGTATTAACTTGGCCTCTAGTAATACTGTGAGGAGACCTGTGATTTTTCACCACTATATGTCCTTTGAAAGACATAATAAACTGATATATAGGACTGCCTTCTTTCATCTGTATTGTTACTTCTAGGCTGCACTATTGTAATTCTGTATTGTCACTCCCCCCAAAGCCTTGAGCTGATCTAAGATTCTGCAATAAGAATATTAACATGGACTAGAAAGAGAATTTCTCCTATATCATCTCCTTTTCACTAACACTCTTTTAAATCcagttgaatttaaaatcctatTATCCCATATTATCCAAACCAAGCACTTCTCTGTCAGACTGCAGGattacttgtggttcctggaGTTtccaaaagtagaatgggaggatGAGACTTTACTACTAGGCTgttcttctgtggaaccagctcccaaaTTGGGTTCAGAAGATAGACTTAAAGCCTCCCTTTTAGATACAGCTAACAGTTTCCACTGAATCAGctgaccctgaaccatcccttagttatgTTGCTATTAACTCAGGCTGCCATGGGACTTTCCATGAGGAACACAGTATTTCTTCTCCACTTCCCTTTTGTTCACTcccagtgtgttttttaatataactATCACATGTCATAAATTTTTCTACCCTCTCCCATAGTTTGTGCTTTGTCCTTTTTGTTTCGTGGTCTTGCTATGCttgccttttctctctcttttttctctcaaccCCCAACAAGTCACAACAGATAACTGCTCCTCCTTAAACGAGGTCTCTTCCTGCTAAAAAGGAgatcttccttcccactgtctccaagtgcttgctcacaaaGGATTGTCTCATCATTGGGATTTTCTCTCCAATATTATAGGGTATAAcaccttacaaaataaagcagtctgaggtgactgttgctgtcAATTGTTGCATTAAAACAGCATGGATTAGACTTGATCATAAAGCTAAATAAAGGGTTAATTCTAGAGAAACCAAATGGACCGGGTATAAATAACACTCCTTTTCCTATTAAAATCAGATTCAGGAAGTTTGTTTTATTACATCCTGTCTTAGTTTAAACAGCTGTTGCAGTCATTcacaaaaaaaagtctgataACATACTCATGTCCAACAGGTATGTTACAAAATATCAGGACACCCTCAGGAAAGCGAGCATGAACATGCCACAGATTATTGCATAGACGGCCTACAGATCAGAACAATGCATAGGCCTCCTACGGCTAACAGAGCTTTACTGTCTCAGGAAGCTTGAAGACTATTGACTTAATCACCAGTTTTCCTTCCGGACAGGATAGAAGTACTTGGTCTCCTCATCACACACCAAATGCTCTCAGTTGCATTTAAACTTTACCCAAACAACACTGTTATTCATAAGCAAGCGAGGATATTTTTAGGACCTTGAAATCTGTTAAAGGGCAGAAAaagatgaaacaaaacaaagcttgTTTAGCTCCACCTTGGTGAACGTAATGACTTACAAGATAGCAAGAATTCTGCTTTGATTGTGTTTCAGAAGTCATATTAACTGTCACCTATTCAGTGACACTTCTCTATGAGATAAGCTGCTATACTGACGACTTACATACAGACCCTGACATGCCCGGCATCCACCACTCCAGACTAGCAACATAGCATTTAAGACTAGAGTTGGATGGATGCCATGATGTAGAAAGTATGAACACAGGCAGCTGtattaagtttttctttcactttaggGAAATCATGCATTTCACAGGCCCAACCTTGAACAGTTTTGACAACAGAAAAAACTCACCAATTGTATTTTAATACAATTAACAAGttatttaaatagaaaaatacatattttctgACAACGATGCAGGCTGTTGACTTGGTTAGGGTGACTTATTCAAAGAAAATGTCTTCTACGTTGTAAAAAGATGGAAAGTACTATGGAAAgtagttgttttatttatgtttagggtGTTCTACTTTATATGGTTCGTTACAGCTTTTTTATAGCTTGTCCCACTACTCAGAATACATAGAACATGGCACACTTTCCGCTGTAGTTTACCAAAACCACAATTTTGTGGCTGAAAAAATAGGCGAGCTGATCTATAGGTGCAACCGTACTGAAACCCAATGACTGCACAGAAAAGCAGTAACAATAGTTACTGGGATAGAAACTATTTTCACTAATGCTTATTGTATGTGCTTAGGAAAATGGAGCTTGTGAAGTTGCATTAGAATAAGACAAGATAAACTATAATTCATTTatccaaaaaactgaaaaattaatgtgtcacagcaaaaaaacaacaacaacaacaacaaacacaacctATATAAAATAgagtaaataaaatagaatagttTAACAAAATTATAGAtgactgtagacactcactgcttTACCTCTCTCCTGATTGCCTCCAGACATATTGATGACAATTTGAATCAAAATTTGAATTTATCGCTTCAAAGACTTGTTACCACTGTTTTTCAATCCAGTTCTCAGCATTTTCCACCTGTTTCCCTTCATTGGGAATGGCTTATTGACAGCCACTTTTCCACTGAGATcatttctgatgaagcttcagtgaacagtagatggatcagggGCCTATcatcttgttggtgcaaaaatactactAATGCCTGACAatcttctttgttgttttttggaaattcaactaaagaaattggatgaaactgtgtgtttttgcaacaggctgtTAGCAGCAAAATAcccaaagatacaatttaaagtggattctttgctaagttgtctgttacgtgtaaacacaacactggttcattaCTTAGTTGCCTTTTTGATTCTTCAGTGATTTTTAGATGTGTTAAgttaaaaaagaagacaaacaatACCTTTGAAAATAGTCAGGTACAAGAAATTGACAGAAAATTGGTGGGAAAAGACAATTTTCAacaaaagaacatttttaaaaaaaattacaagaaagtctggctacttagaaacaaaaaatgagCGGTGTGTCAAGATCACAGTATTTTCTGCATAATACTGTGTGTATAACAAGTATATACTGTAATATATATAAAGAGATTTAAAGTACTGTATATAAAGTGTATACAGTACATTTTTTGCCATGCCAAACCCGAGTAATGTGTGCCCAGTAGTCTCACACAAACGTAGTCATTACCCCACATTAAGCTCACTGGGTTATGATCAGCTTAATTAAGTTGTGACAATTTGATTAATTAATGGTGAGTATAGCATTTGGTTCATGATGGTTCATAGATTTGGTATGACTCAAATCATCATCGTCAGTTATAACATTGTAATTTCACCGTTTTTTAGTAAAGAGTGAGTCACTTAGGGGACAGAAAGTCATGAATATGAAACTTGTTCATAATGGTTATGACAAATTGTAAAAGATCTGTTACAAATAAAAATGCTCTCTGGGTATCAGTGGTCTCTGTTGTATAGAGATGAGTATCTTTGGTTTACCTGCCAACAAAGTTTTCCAGCACGGAGCTCTTGCCTGCGCTCTGGCCGCCCACCACAGCAATCTGGGGCAGGTGGAGGCTGCAGCTTTCCCCCACGCTGCTCAGGGCATCTCGAAGGCGGTTGACCAGCGGAATTAGATCCTCCATCCCGCGGTTGCCCATCGCAACAGGAGTAGCTACCTGTCCAGCTCCTGCCAAGCCGCTTTACCTCCGCTTCTAGTCTACACCACTTGATAGAGTAACTATCATAGTGAGTGGCTGCTGGTAACCAGAATTATTATTGCTCAAGTGTTATTAAAAACTGCAAGTAAGAGTTTTCTTGAAGATCGGTGTGAACTTTTAAAGATCCGCAGCTTTAAGCAGTCGTTAGTACGGTCTGGTTAGTGCGTCTGGGAACGACGATAGTGTCCACATTTGTACTCACGCCCCTCTGCTCTCCGAAAACAGCTCGTTGAAGTCATTTTCCGTTGTTTTAAAACTCCAGAAGTTCGTAACGGGAGTCACTTTCCTTAAACTCGGGACATTTTTAATTAGTTAGCCACTGCTCACCGTGCTCTGTCTGGTCTCTGTTCAGTAGAAAACGTT is part of the Pelmatolapia mariae isolate MD_Pm_ZW linkage group LG23, Pm_UMD_F_2, whole genome shotgun sequence genome and encodes:
- the dnm3a gene encoding dynamin 3a isoform X4 — protein: MGNRGMEDLIPLVNRLRDALSSVGESCSLHLPQIAVVGGQSAGKSSVLENFVGRDFLPRGSGIVTRRPLILQLLSDNTEYGEFLHCQGKKFTDFDEIRKEIETETRRLTGSNKAISPVPIHLQIHSPHVLNLTLVDLPGITKVPVGDQPTDIEYQVRDMIMQYICKENCLILAVTPANTDLANSDALKLAKDVDPQGLRTIGVITKLDLMDEGTNARQILENKLLPLRRGYIGVVNRSQKDIDGKKDIKEALRAEKEFFLSHPAYKHMSEKMGTPYLQRILNQQLTNHIRDTLPAFRSHLQSQLLALKKEAEDYMQFNPNDPARRTKTLLQLVQRFAVDFEKLIEGSGDKVDTVNLSGGAKINRIFHERFPYELIKIGSDEGKLRKEINYAIRNTHGVRTGLFTPDTAFEAIVKKQISRLKGPCVKFIDMVSQELTTTLYQCIDKLSSFPKLRDETERIVTTEIRELETKCRDQVMLLIDIQLAYINTKHEDFVGFNNSPQMHNHTNTKIAARIGGKQGVAPHSSLIVIRKGWLTINNIGIMKGGAKEYWFILSAENLSWFKDDREKEKKYMLPLDNLKLRDVEKGFMSSKYVFAIFNTELRNVYKDYKCLELACNSQEELDSWKASLLRAGVYPEKVAVSTLTPNSTWMSRGMDLLKTSQTPSWNVKWRPLVTWLIPTWASSIRRSGT